A section of the Quatrionicoccus australiensis genome encodes:
- a CDS encoding heavy metal response regulator transcription factor, protein MKILIVEDEAKTGDYLKQGLAEAGFTADLVRNGLDGMHEGLSGEFDLLILDVNLPGLDGWQVLKALRAAGRDFPVLFLTARDQVEDRVKGLELGADDYLVKPFAFSELLARVRTLLRRGRAREVTSLGLADLELDVLKRRASRAGQRIDLTAKEFALLELFLRRQGEVLSRSFIASQVWDMNFDSDTNVIDVAVRRLRAKLDDDFSPKLIHTLRGMGYVMECR, encoded by the coding sequence ATGAAGATTCTCATTGTCGAAGACGAAGCGAAGACCGGCGACTACCTGAAGCAGGGGCTGGCCGAGGCCGGGTTTACCGCCGATCTCGTGCGCAACGGGCTGGACGGCATGCATGAAGGGCTGTCCGGCGAGTTCGATCTGCTCATTCTCGATGTCAATCTGCCCGGCCTCGACGGCTGGCAGGTGCTCAAGGCGCTGCGCGCCGCCGGGCGCGATTTTCCGGTGCTTTTCCTGACCGCGCGCGATCAGGTCGAGGATCGCGTCAAGGGACTGGAGTTGGGCGCCGACGATTACCTGGTCAAGCCCTTTGCCTTTTCCGAGCTGCTCGCCCGTGTCCGCACCTTGCTGCGCCGGGGCCGGGCGCGCGAAGTGACCAGCCTCGGCCTCGCCGACCTCGAACTTGACGTGCTGAAACGCCGCGCCAGTCGCGCCGGCCAGCGCATCGACCTGACCGCCAAGGAGTTCGCGCTGCTCGAACTCTTCCTGCGCCGGCAGGGCGAGGTGCTGTCACGCAGTTTCATCGCCTCGCAGGTTTGGGACATGAATTTCGATTCCGACACCAATGTCATCGACGTCGCGGTGCGCCGCCTGCGCGCCAAGCTCGACGACGACTTTTCGCCGAAGCTGATCCACACCCTGCGCGGCATGGGTTACGTGATGGAATGCCGATGA
- a CDS encoding heavy metal sensor histidine kinase gives MNWKHSITVRLSAAFALLTMLVFAVLGIYLDRSADNHMTELDAHELMGKLALVRHVGSQENSPAGLAARLSDALVGEHGVIVTVDHENTPVFSWPEQAPPELAQAAAAVGEIPVRLQINGRDFRVVAGPLLTGWGDNVRVVVARDIAHHTDFLTQLQRDFGLALLAACLLTAFLGVLIVRRGLRPVRAIAQAAGRISAGKLAERIVDREVPPELAEMVLAFNAMLERLEESFSRLSDFSADLAHELRTPIHNLRMQTEVTLNRSRDVDEYRDLLASNLEEYERLAKIIADMLFLAKAEHGLLVPHCENVAVQPLCARLLEYYGLLAENIDIRLSGDAISVAGDRLMLERVIGNLLVNAIHHTPENGSVMVVLSLTDGMAKIAIRNSGPVIPAEVMTQIFDRFVRLDPASEGSGLGLAISRSIARAHQGEITVGVVDGMTEFALHLPGNAAPA, from the coding sequence ATGAACTGGAAGCATTCGATCACGGTTCGCCTGTCGGCAGCCTTTGCGCTGCTCACCATGCTGGTTTTTGCGGTGCTTGGCATCTATCTCGATCGCTCGGCCGACAATCACATGACCGAGCTTGATGCGCACGAACTGATGGGCAAACTGGCGCTGGTCCGCCACGTCGGCAGTCAGGAAAACTCGCCGGCCGGCCTGGCGGCTCGCCTGTCCGATGCGCTGGTTGGCGAGCATGGCGTGATCGTGACGGTCGACCATGAAAACACCCCGGTTTTCAGCTGGCCGGAACAGGCGCCGCCCGAACTGGCGCAAGCGGCTGCTGCGGTCGGCGAAATACCGGTTCGCCTGCAAATCAACGGCCGCGATTTTCGTGTCGTCGCCGGGCCGCTGCTGACCGGCTGGGGAGATAACGTACGGGTGGTCGTGGCACGCGACATTGCACATCACACTGATTTTCTCACCCAGTTGCAGCGCGATTTCGGGCTGGCGTTGCTTGCCGCCTGCCTGCTTACCGCATTTCTCGGCGTGCTGATCGTGCGCCGCGGCCTGCGTCCGGTGCGTGCCATCGCGCAGGCGGCCGGGCGGATTTCCGCCGGAAAACTGGCTGAACGCATCGTCGACCGTGAGGTGCCACCCGAACTGGCCGAAATGGTGCTGGCCTTCAATGCCATGCTCGAACGACTGGAGGAATCTTTCTCCCGTCTCTCGGACTTTTCGGCCGATCTTGCCCACGAGTTGCGTACGCCTATCCACAATCTGCGCATGCAGACCGAGGTGACGCTGAACCGCTCGCGCGATGTCGATGAATACCGCGACCTGCTGGCCTCCAATCTGGAAGAGTACGAGCGCCTGGCCAAAATCATTGCCGACATGCTTTTTCTCGCCAAGGCCGAGCACGGCCTGCTCGTGCCGCACTGCGAAAACGTCGCCGTGCAGCCGCTCTGCGCCCGCCTGCTCGAGTATTACGGCCTGCTCGCCGAAAACATCGACATCCGTCTGAGCGGCGATGCGATCAGCGTGGCTGGCGACCGGCTGATGCTGGAGCGTGTCATCGGCAACCTGCTGGTCAATGCCATTCACCACACGCCGGAAAACGGCTCGGTCATGGTCGTGCTCAGCCTGACTGACGGCATGGCAAAAATCGCCATCCGCAATTCCGGGCCGGTGATTCCGGCGGAAGTGATGACGCAGATTTTCGACCGTTTCGTGCGCCTTGATCCGGCTTCCGAAGGTAGCGGCCTCGGGCTGGCGATCAGTCGTTCGATTGCGCGGGCGCATCAGGGCGAGATCACGGTCGGCGTTGTCGACGGGATGACCGAGTTTGCGCTGCATTTGCCGGGTAATGCGGCTCCGGCCTGA
- a CDS encoding PACE efflux transporter encodes MSSPPKLRTTFDRLRQVFLFEVGGLLLITPPFIWISGVPLHDSLGLMVAMAIIAGVWNTLYNIGFDWVDARLSGRSADQRPTAWRIVHALGFEGGLLLISLPMVMMWTGMDWQQALIADIGLAAAYVVYAYVFNLGYDKIFPVAQPD; translated from the coding sequence ATGTCATCCCCACCGAAATTGCGTACGACGTTCGACCGCCTGCGCCAGGTCTTCCTGTTCGAAGTGGGCGGACTGCTGCTGATCACGCCGCCCTTCATCTGGATTTCCGGTGTGCCGCTGCACGACTCGCTGGGCCTGATGGTCGCCATGGCGATCATCGCCGGGGTCTGGAATACCCTCTACAACATCGGCTTCGACTGGGTGGATGCCCGTCTTTCCGGACGCAGCGCCGACCAGCGCCCGACGGCCTGGCGCATCGTGCATGCACTGGGTTTCGAAGGCGGCCTGCTGCTGATCAGCCTGCCCATGGTCATGATGTGGACCGGCATGGACTGGCAGCAGGCGCTGATCGCCGACATCGGCCTGGCGGCGGCTTACGTGGTCTATGCCTACGTGTTCAATCTCGGCTACGACAAGATCTTCCCGGTAGCTCAACCTGACTGA